One Chanodichthys erythropterus isolate Z2021 chromosome 10, ASM2448905v1, whole genome shotgun sequence DNA segment encodes these proteins:
- the tlr8b gene encoding toll-like receptor 8b, with the protein MIFVFMLICTAHSSQGLIWDWRKLPCDITLSNSSVVLDCSERSLKKIPKNLIWNTTELDFANNEIHYFPKDAFWNLTNVRRINLRKNQIEKCLEKDQGVFSRLANLETLLLDDNKISAIPQDLPPGLQQLSLNSNRIKKIGPSDFERTRKLKVLTLNKNCYHNISIELIIHNETFQHLHLTELELSKNGIKKIPSALPRSLNKLSLLLNRIERVHASDLSNLTNLTVLDLSGNCPFCFTAPFPCTTCRTKNNALQIHPDAFNELSQLQDLRLSGNSLKTIQLSWFRNLTKLKYLYLSFNSLISEFQSGQFFSVLPQVEVVDFSYNNPSQTFYQRMKLSKGFGSLKSLQTLHMEGYIFHNLCEEDLRPLFGLRNLSVLNLGVNFLQHINLSVFRNFHNLSLLSLIDNRLTLSDPLWRKECRNDILAEEDEGDSREDPYIHTNEDFRNYPPFTKAECLATGPVLDLSRNNIYHIKKTYFIGVENTTCLNLSSNFIASYFNGTEFVHFPKLKYLDLSHNRVYMRSDSALKELKELEVLDLSHNKHYFEVAGVRNTLTFMENLQFLKVLNLSWNEINTLTNKTLQSNSLKELQFQGNRLDIMWKKGRGFKGLFKSLSNLTHLDISYNKLAEIPHDIFSYFPCTLKYLCMSKNKLADFEWKQLNYLPQLETLDLSMNKLSKVTRNLSKHTKSLRVLDLSYNLIVKLHDNFLKDVKSLMILNLAFNCLNHISDASFQTSSDHSLRILNLQSNPIHCTCDLLDFILWLEKSDTVLPYLATDILCDLPESKRGYPMVNLDFKNACINNGIAQILYVLTSSIIIVMMSTTIAIHVFYWDISYIYNFWIAKIKSYYLKMTDCTYDAFVMYDTKDPMAEEWVLNHLRFELEDRGKRVRPLCLAERDWTPGTPIMDNLNQSIHRSRKTIFVLTEGFVHSGIFKMAAFLAQQRLLEEGVDVMVLVLLEPVLRQSRILNLRRCLCGHSVLEWPRNPAAEGWFWQSLRNAVRFESQGGQSKMFTNYYSG; encoded by the coding sequence ATGATATTTGTGTTCATGTTGATATGTACCGCCCACTCGTCTCAAGGCCTCATCTGGGATTGGAGAAAGCTTCCATGTGATATAACACTTTCCAACAGCTCTGTTGTCTTGGACTGTTCAGAAAGATCTTTGAAAAAAATCCCGAAAAACCTGATTTGGAATACAACTGAACTAGACTTTGCAAACAATGAAATACATTACTTCCCAAAGGATGCCTTCTGGAATCTGACTAACGTTAGACGGATAAACCTCAGAAAGAATCAGATTGAAAAATGCCTTGAAAaagaccaaggggttttctcaaGATTGGCTAACCTGGAGACTTTGCTACTTGATGATAATAAGATTTCAGCAATTCCTCAAGACCTTCCTCCGGGATTGCAACAGCTGAGCCTCAATTCCAATCGTATCAAGAAAATTGGACCATCAGACTTTGAAAGAACAAGGAAACTCAAAGTTTTGACATTAAATAAGAACTGCTATCATAATATCAGTATAGAACTGATAATTCACAATgaaacatttcaacatttacatctAACTGAGCTGGAACTGTCCAAAAATGGAATAAAGAAAATACCATCGGCTTTACCGAGATCCCTCAACAAACTCTCACTTCTTCTAAACAGGATTGAGCGAGTTCATGCCTCTGACCTGAGCAACCTAACAAACCTGACAGTTCTTGATTTGTCTGGAAACTGCCCTTTTTGCTTTACCGCTCCTTTCCCATGCACTACCTGTCGGACAAAGAATAACGCTCTACAGATTCATCCGGATGCTTTCAATGAACTATCCCAACTGCAAGACCTACGACTATCTGGaaattctttaaaaacaatccaattgTCATGGTTCCGGAATCTTACCAAGTTAAAGTATTTGTATCTTTCCTTCAACTCATTGATAAGTGAATTTCAAAGCGGACAATTCTTCAGTGTGTTGCCCCAAGTGGAAGTTGTAGATTTCTCATATAATAATCCGTCTCAAACATTTTACCAAAGAATGAAACTGTCAAAAGGCTTTGGTAGTTTGAAATCATTGCAAACACTTCACATGGAAGGCTACATTTTCCACAATCTTTGTGAGGAAGATCTCCGACCTCTCTTCGGTTTGAGAAACCTATCCGTTCTAAACTTGGGAGTCAACTTTCTCCAACATATCAATCTATCGGTGTTCAGAAACTTTCACAACCTGTCTTTGCTTTCATTGATTGACAACAGGCTAACACTCTCAGATCCTCTTTGGAGAAAAGAGTGTAGAAATGACATCCTTGCTGAAGAGGACGAGGGAGACAGCCGCGAAGACCCCTACATCCACACAAATGAAGACTTCCGCAATTACCCACCATTTACCAAAGCAGAGTGTCTGGCAACAGGACCAGTTTTGGACCTCAGTAGGAACAACATTTACCACATCAAAAAAACTTACTTCATAGGAGTAGAGAATACCACATGCCTCAATCTTTCCTCCAACTTCATTGCTTCATATTTCAATGGTACAGAGTTTGTTCACTTTCCCAAGCTGAAGTACCTTGACTTGTCTCACAACAGAGTCTACATGCGTTCAGATTCAGCACTGAAAGAACTGAAAGAATTAGAAGTTTTGGATTTAAGTCACAACAAACATTACTTTGAGGTGGCAGGTGTCAGGAATACTTTGACATTCATGGAAAACCTCCAGTTCCTCAAAGTTCTGAATCTCAGTTGGAATGAGATAAATACGCTGACCAATAAGACCCTGCAGAGCAACTCACTGAAGGAGCTACAGTTTCAAGGCAATCGATTGGATATAATGTGGAAGAAGGGCCGTGGATTCAAAGGTCTTTTTAAGTCTCTCTCAAACTTAACACACCTTGATATATCATATAACAAGCTTGCCGAAATACCGCACGATATTTTCAGCTATTTCCCATGTACGCTAAAATATCTTTGCATGAGCAAGAACAAACTTGCTGATTTTGAGTGGAAACAGCTCAACTATTTACCCCAGTTGGAGACTTTGGATCTAAGTATGAACAAATTGAGTAAAGTCACTAGAAACCTATCAAAACATACAAAATCATTAAGGGTCTTAGACTTGAGCTATAATCTGATCGTCAAGTTGCATGACAACTTTCTCAAAGATGTCAAAAGCCTGATGATCCTTAATCTCGCTTTCAACTGTTTAAATCATATCAGTGACGCATCCTTCCAGACAAGTAGCGATCACTCCCTACGCATTCTGAACCTGCAGAGCAACCCTATCCATTGCACCTGTGACCTTCTGGACTTCATTCTCTGGTTAGAGAAAAGTGACACAGTCCTTCCTTATCTAGCAACAGACATCTTATGCGATCTTCCGGAATCCAAAAGAGGATATCCAATGGTCAATCTGGACTTTAAAAATGCCTGCATCAACAATGGTATCGCTCAAATCCTATATGTACTCACCTCATCCATCATTATTGTCATGATGTCTACAACTATCGCAATACATGTGTTCTACTGGGACATATCGTACATTTATAATTTCTGGATAGCCAAAATTAAAAGTTATTACTTGAAGATGACTGACTGCACTTATGATGCCTTTGTTATGTACGACACCAAGGATCCGATGGCGGAAGAGTGGGTACTGAACCACTTGCGTTTTGAGTTGGAAGATAGAGGAAAACGAGTTCGTCCGCTATGTTTGGCGGAAAGAGATTGGACTCCTGGTACACCCATCATGGATAACCTGAACCAGAGCATACACCGGAGTAGAAAGACAATATTTGTGTTGACAGAGGGATTTGTTCACAGTGGGATTTTCAAGATGGCGGCTTTCCTAGCGCAACAAAGGCTTCTGGAAGAGGGCGTGGACGTGATGGTGCTGGTATTGTTGGAACCGGTTCTTCGGCAGTCAAGAATCTTAAACTTGCGACGCTGCCTGTGTGGACACAGTGTGCTGGAGTGGCCCAGAAACCCGGCAGCAGAAGGCTGGTTCTGGCAGAGTTTGAGAAACGCAGTTAGGTTTGAGAGTCAAGGTGGTCAAAGCAAAATGTTTACAAATTACTACAGCGGATGA